One genomic window of Anthonomus grandis grandis chromosome 3, icAntGran1.3, whole genome shotgun sequence includes the following:
- the LOC126734394 gene encoding DNA excision repair protein ERCC-6-like isoform X1, which yields MEIIKKSTEVDQDDIKALASKGIEIWGVAQESLENQALKELEIFVEENKTKQQSTLDQTTVGNLAFYESNLEHNFSKNVVNNKSLSDDEISPEDSDYIPDEVEGTDDDYQPDPIKYIKIHKKSKKRQRQRAKKKGITSSDDALDKNYKARLDLYYKRLETEMQSLAVQTNKNKKDYIKLKGGLKVPKDVWEKLYEYQKEAVYWLWELYQRLTGGLLGDEMGLGKTVETIVFLHGLQYSSIISKYGHFTGLGPSIIVCPATIIHQWVEQFHVWAPEFRIVILHQSGTFQGYMPNLITKAHKEKCILVTTYAGILKYKAHICEYHWHYLILDEGHKIRNPAAKVTVAIKEIRTPYRILLTGSPMQNNLTELWSLFDFTNPGMLGNLQIFTEYFANPILHGGFTNATPIQEATALSVASTLKNVISPFLLRRMKSEVRDDIHLPYKSEQVLFCSLTEQQRDLYKDYLMSEQVNNILGRGVKQWRSDNFLRANMLMAITALRKICNHPDLFLNDDRPNEDSNYKNSGKMVVVSALLKIWKKQGHRTLLFSQGRAMLNIFERFLDNHGYKYLKMDGATNISSRHSMIEKFNQNPSYDVFLLTTRVGGLGVNLTGANRVIIYDPDWNPATDMQARERAWRIGQEKSVTIYRLVCAGTVEEKMYQRQVWKQLLSNKVLIDPTTNKFFKSSDLFDLFSLPESTKSETANIFTESRVRIQKKINEKGKIHFSEGKVKEMTDLAQKIAKSITKEDLVVKKNAYEQELEENRQKRLELKQKLKKLTAPELMEYNRKKALQEENDQINQIDNKVTEASFDEALERSSKMAKLYHKMVHGEIKCKVINEMKSNSIPNKRKRKELSVDTSGNIDGEQVEGLVKRETKKYSCKKAKLSTKSSDDYILEHLLTRKGVSDVLEHDSVLNGGKKRQTLKDRTLADEKASEALDALKKSRVDKWKW from the exons atggaaataatcaaaaaatcaaCTGAG GTGGACCAAGATGACATCAAAGCCCTGGCCTCTAAGGGCATTGAAATTTGGGGAGTAGCCCAGGAAAGCCTTGAAAATCAAGCCTTAAAGGAAttggaaatatttgttgaagaaaataagacaaaacaaCAAAGCACTCTTGATCAAACCACTGTTGGTAATCTAGCTTTTTACGAGTCCAATTTGGaacataatttttccaaaaatgtggTTAACAACAAGTCACTCTCAGATGATGAAATATCACCAGAAGATTCTGATTACATTCCAGATGAAGTAGAAGGAACTGATGATGACTATCAACCTGatccaattaaatatattaagattcacaaaaaatcaaaaaaacgtCAACGacaaagagcaaaaaaaaaaggtattaccAGCAGTGATGATGCGCTTGATAAAAACTATAAGGCTCGCTTGGATTTATACTATAAAAGGCTTGAAACTGAAATGCAAAGTCTAGCAGTGCagaccaataaaaataaaaaagattatatAAAACTGAAAGGAGGCCTTAAAGTGCCTAAAGATGTGTGGGAGAAGCTGTATGAATATCAGAAGGAAGCAGTTTATTGGCTATGGGAGCTTTATCAGAGATTAACAGGAGGTCTTTTGGGAGACGAAATGGGGCTAGGAAAAACTGTTGAAACCATAGTATTTCTGCATGGTTTACAATACTCTAGTATCATTTCAAAATATGGGCACTTTACAGGACTAGGTCCTAGTATAATTGTTTGCCCAGCAACAATAATACATCAGTGGGTAGAACAGTTTCATGTTTGGGCCCCAGAATTCCGAATAGTAATTTTACATCAGTCGGGCACCTTTCAAGGATACATGCCTAACCTAATCACGAAAGCACATAAGGAGAAGTGTATTCTAGTAACAACTTATGctggtattttaaaatataaggcGCACATTTGTGAGTACCACTGGCATTATTTAATTCTTGATGAAGGTCATAAGATAAGAAATCCTGCAGCAAAAGTGACTGTTGCCATTAAAGAAATAAG gactCCTTATAGAATTTTGCTCACCGGAAGCCCTatgcaaaataatttaactgaaTTATGGAGCTTATTTGATTTCACCAATCCAGGAATGCTTggaaatttacaaatttttactgAATATTTTGCCAATCCTATTTTGCATGGAGGATTTACCAATGCCACCCCAATACAAGAAGCTACTGCTTTATCCGTAGCTTCAacgttaaaaaatgttattagtcCGTTTTTGCTCAGGCGAATGAAAAGTGAAGTTAGGGACGATATACATTTACCTTACAAAAGTGAGCAGGTGCTATTTTGTTCACTTACTGAACAACAGAGAGATTTGTATAAGGACTATTTGATGAGCGAACAGGTGAATAATATACTTGGCAGGGGGGTCAAGCAGTGGAGgagtgataattttttaagggcCAATATGTTGATGGCCATTACTGCTTTAAGAAAAATCTGTAATCATcctgatttgtttttaaatgacgATAGACCAAATGAAGACTCTAATTACAAAAACTCTGGAAAAATGGTTGTAGTCTCagctttgttaaaaatttggaaaaaacaggGACATAGGACATTGCTCTTTTCACAAGGCAGGGCCatgttaaacatttttgaacGCTTTCTAGATAACCATGGGTATAAGTACTTAAAAATGGATGGTGCAACTAATATATCATCCAGGCATAGCATGATagaaaaattcaaccaaaaTCCCTCTTATGATGTATTTTTGTTGACAACTAGAGTAGGTGGATTGGGAGTAAACTTAACTGGGGCCAACAGGGTAATAATATATGACCCAGATTGGAATCCAGCTACAGATATGCAAGCAAGAGAAAGGGCCTGGAGAATAGGGCAAGAAAAATCTGTAACTATTTACAGGTTAGTTTGTGCAGGTACTGTTGAGGAAAAAATGTACCAAAGGCAAGTGTGGAAGCAGCTGTTAAGCAATAAGGTTCTTATAGATCctacaactaataaattttttaaatcttcagaTTTATTTGACTTATTTTCATTGCCAGAGTCAACAAAATCGGAGACGGCCAATATCTTTACAGAATCTCGAGTTAGGATACAGAAGAAAATTAACGAAAAGGGAAAGATACATTTTTCTGAGGGTAAGGTAAAAGAGATGACGGATTTAGCTCAAAAAATAGCCAAAAGTATAACAAAAGAAGATTTAGTTGTGAAGAAGAATGCATACGAACAAGAATTAGAAGAGAATAGACAAAAGCGATTAGAATTGAAacagaaattaaagaaattaactgCGCCCGAACTGATGGAgtataacagaaaaaaagcTTTACAGGAGGAAAATGATCAAATTAACCAAATCGATAATAAAGTGACAGAGGCAAGCTTTGATGAAGCCTTAGAACGGAGTTCTAAAATGGCCAAGCTTTACCATAAAATGGTTCATGGCGAAATAAAATGCAAAGTAATCAATGAAATGAAATCCAATAGCATTCCAAACAAACGCAAACGTAAAGAATTGTCAGTTGATACTTCTGGTAACATTGATGGTGAACAAGTAGAAGGACTTGTAAAACGTGAAACTAAGAAATATTCGTGTAAAAAAGCAAAACTGTCAACCAAAAGCTCAGATGATTATATTTTGGAGCATCTGTTAACAAGAAAGGGGGTTTCGGACGTATTGGAGCATGATTCTGTATTAAATGGGGGTAAGAAGAGGCAGACTCTTAAGGATAGGACTCTAGCAGATGAAAAAGCGTCTGAAGCGTTAGATGCCCTAAAGAAGTCGAGGGTAGACAAATGGAAATGGTAA
- the LOC126734394 gene encoding DNA excision repair protein ERCC-6-like isoform X2 — MEIIKKSTEVDQDDIKALASKGIEIWGVAQESLENQALKELEIFVEENKTKQQSTLDQTTVGNLAFYESNLEHNFSKNVVNNKSLSDDEISPEDSDYIPDEVEGTDDDYQPDPIKYIKIHKKSKKRQRQRAKKKGITSSDDALDKNYKARLDLYYKRLETEMQSLAVQTNKNKKDYIKLKGGLKVPKDVWEKLYEYQKEAVYWLWELYQRLTGGLLGDEMGLGKTVETIVFLHGLQYSSIISKYGHFTGLGPSIIVCPATIIHQWVEQFHVWAPEFRIVILHQSGTFQGYMPNLITKAHKEKCILVTTYAGILKYKAHICEYHWHYLILDEGHKIRNPAAKVTVAIKEIRTPYRILLTGSPMQNNLTELWSLFDFTNPGMLGNLQIFTEYFANPILHGGFTNATPIQEATALSVASTLKNVISPFLLRRMKSEVRDDIHLPYKSEQVLFCSLTEQQRDLYKDYLMSEQVNNILGRGVKQWRSDNFLRANMLMAITALRKICNHPDLFLNDDRPNEDSNYKNSGKMVVVSALLKIWKKQGHRTLLFSQGRAMLNIFERFLDNHGYKYLKMDGATNISSRHSMIEKFNQNPSYDVFLLTTRVGGLGVNLTGANRVIIYDPDWNPATDMQARERAWRIGQEKSVTIYRLVCAGTVEEKMYQRFI; from the exons atggaaataatcaaaaaatcaaCTGAG GTGGACCAAGATGACATCAAAGCCCTGGCCTCTAAGGGCATTGAAATTTGGGGAGTAGCCCAGGAAAGCCTTGAAAATCAAGCCTTAAAGGAAttggaaatatttgttgaagaaaataagacaaaacaaCAAAGCACTCTTGATCAAACCACTGTTGGTAATCTAGCTTTTTACGAGTCCAATTTGGaacataatttttccaaaaatgtggTTAACAACAAGTCACTCTCAGATGATGAAATATCACCAGAAGATTCTGATTACATTCCAGATGAAGTAGAAGGAACTGATGATGACTATCAACCTGatccaattaaatatattaagattcacaaaaaatcaaaaaaacgtCAACGacaaagagcaaaaaaaaaaggtattaccAGCAGTGATGATGCGCTTGATAAAAACTATAAGGCTCGCTTGGATTTATACTATAAAAGGCTTGAAACTGAAATGCAAAGTCTAGCAGTGCagaccaataaaaataaaaaagattatatAAAACTGAAAGGAGGCCTTAAAGTGCCTAAAGATGTGTGGGAGAAGCTGTATGAATATCAGAAGGAAGCAGTTTATTGGCTATGGGAGCTTTATCAGAGATTAACAGGAGGTCTTTTGGGAGACGAAATGGGGCTAGGAAAAACTGTTGAAACCATAGTATTTCTGCATGGTTTACAATACTCTAGTATCATTTCAAAATATGGGCACTTTACAGGACTAGGTCCTAGTATAATTGTTTGCCCAGCAACAATAATACATCAGTGGGTAGAACAGTTTCATGTTTGGGCCCCAGAATTCCGAATAGTAATTTTACATCAGTCGGGCACCTTTCAAGGATACATGCCTAACCTAATCACGAAAGCACATAAGGAGAAGTGTATTCTAGTAACAACTTATGctggtattttaaaatataaggcGCACATTTGTGAGTACCACTGGCATTATTTAATTCTTGATGAAGGTCATAAGATAAGAAATCCTGCAGCAAAAGTGACTGTTGCCATTAAAGAAATAAG gactCCTTATAGAATTTTGCTCACCGGAAGCCCTatgcaaaataatttaactgaaTTATGGAGCTTATTTGATTTCACCAATCCAGGAATGCTTggaaatttacaaatttttactgAATATTTTGCCAATCCTATTTTGCATGGAGGATTTACCAATGCCACCCCAATACAAGAAGCTACTGCTTTATCCGTAGCTTCAacgttaaaaaatgttattagtcCGTTTTTGCTCAGGCGAATGAAAAGTGAAGTTAGGGACGATATACATTTACCTTACAAAAGTGAGCAGGTGCTATTTTGTTCACTTACTGAACAACAGAGAGATTTGTATAAGGACTATTTGATGAGCGAACAGGTGAATAATATACTTGGCAGGGGGGTCAAGCAGTGGAGgagtgataattttttaagggcCAATATGTTGATGGCCATTACTGCTTTAAGAAAAATCTGTAATCATcctgatttgtttttaaatgacgATAGACCAAATGAAGACTCTAATTACAAAAACTCTGGAAAAATGGTTGTAGTCTCagctttgttaaaaatttggaaaaaacaggGACATAGGACATTGCTCTTTTCACAAGGCAGGGCCatgttaaacatttttgaacGCTTTCTAGATAACCATGGGTATAAGTACTTAAAAATGGATGGTGCAACTAATATATCATCCAGGCATAGCATGATagaaaaattcaaccaaaaTCCCTCTTATGATGTATTTTTGTTGACAACTAGAGTAGGTGGATTGGGAGTAAACTTAACTGGGGCCAACAGGGTAATAATATATGACCCAGATTGGAATCCAGCTACAGATATGCAAGCAAGAGAAAGGGCCTGGAGAATAGGGCAAGAAAAATCTGTAACTATTTACAGGTTAGTTTGTGCAGGTACTGTTGAGGAAAAAATGTACCAAAG aTTTATTTGA
- the LOC126734394 gene encoding DNA excision repair protein ERCC-6-like isoform X3 — protein MEIIKKSTEVDQDDIKALASKGIEIWGVAQESLENQALKELEIFVEENKTKQQSTLDQTTVGNLAFYESNLEHNFSKNVVNNKSLSDDEISPEDSDYIPDEVEGTDDDYQPDPIKYIKIHKKSKKRQRQRAKKKGITSSDDALDKNYKARLDLYYKRLETEMQSLAVQTNKNKKDYIKLKGGLKVPKDVWEKLYEYQKEAVYWLWELYQRLTGGLLGDEMGLGKTVETIVFLHGLQYSSIISKYGHFTGLGPSIIVCPATIIHQWVEQFHVWAPEFRIVILHQSGTFQGYMPNLITKAHKEKCILVTTYAGILKYKAHICEYHWHYLILDEGHKIRNPAAKVTVAIKEIRLYKRQG, from the exons atggaaataatcaaaaaatcaaCTGAG GTGGACCAAGATGACATCAAAGCCCTGGCCTCTAAGGGCATTGAAATTTGGGGAGTAGCCCAGGAAAGCCTTGAAAATCAAGCCTTAAAGGAAttggaaatatttgttgaagaaaataagacaaaacaaCAAAGCACTCTTGATCAAACCACTGTTGGTAATCTAGCTTTTTACGAGTCCAATTTGGaacataatttttccaaaaatgtggTTAACAACAAGTCACTCTCAGATGATGAAATATCACCAGAAGATTCTGATTACATTCCAGATGAAGTAGAAGGAACTGATGATGACTATCAACCTGatccaattaaatatattaagattcacaaaaaatcaaaaaaacgtCAACGacaaagagcaaaaaaaaaaggtattaccAGCAGTGATGATGCGCTTGATAAAAACTATAAGGCTCGCTTGGATTTATACTATAAAAGGCTTGAAACTGAAATGCAAAGTCTAGCAGTGCagaccaataaaaataaaaaagattatatAAAACTGAAAGGAGGCCTTAAAGTGCCTAAAGATGTGTGGGAGAAGCTGTATGAATATCAGAAGGAAGCAGTTTATTGGCTATGGGAGCTTTATCAGAGATTAACAGGAGGTCTTTTGGGAGACGAAATGGGGCTAGGAAAAACTGTTGAAACCATAGTATTTCTGCATGGTTTACAATACTCTAGTATCATTTCAAAATATGGGCACTTTACAGGACTAGGTCCTAGTATAATTGTTTGCCCAGCAACAATAATACATCAGTGGGTAGAACAGTTTCATGTTTGGGCCCCAGAATTCCGAATAGTAATTTTACATCAGTCGGGCACCTTTCAAGGATACATGCCTAACCTAATCACGAAAGCACATAAGGAGAAGTGTATTCTAGTAACAACTTATGctggtattttaaaatataaggcGCACATTTGTGAGTACCACTGGCATTATTTAATTCTTGATGAAGGTCATAAGATAAGAAATCCTGCAGCAAAAGTGACTGTTGCCATTAAAGAAATAAG